The Candidatus Mesenet endosymbiont of Agriotes lineatus region TTAAGTCAGTTATAATTGATCCATATCTAGTAAAATTAATTACGAAAGAAAAAGCTTTAGAGTACAAGGCTCTGCCAATTTTTGCCAAAGAAAATAACATATACATTGCTCTACCTGACGTAAGTGATATAACAACATTAGATAAAATAAAACGCTATTTACCTCAAGAATATAACAAAATTACACCAATCTATGCTTCAGAAGCTGAAATAATACAATTAATAGATCAATTTTATGGCTATGAAATGTCTATTAACAGTATATTACAGGAAATAGAGAGTGGTACTGATAAGAGGGAAGAATTAGAGTCTTATGAGAATCCTACAGTGAGATTGGTTGATGCGATACTTATAGATGCGGTTAGAAAAAATGCCTCTGATATTCACCTTGAACCAGAACAGATGTTTGTTAGGCTTCGTTATCGTGTAGATGGTTACCTACAGCAAATATGTAGCTTCCATAAAGATTACTGGAACGCTATTTTGGTAAGAATTAAGGTTTTATCTAACATTGACATAGTAAAAAGTAGAACCCCACAGGATGGTAAAATAAGTTATAATATGTTTGGACGTAATATAGATTTGCGTATTTCAACTCAGCCTACTATACATGGAGAAAACGTTGTTTTGCGTATACTAGATAGGGAACATGCCCTTCTACCAGTAAGTGAGCTAGGATTTAGTGAATATAATCAAGGTTTAATAACAAAGTTACTGAAAAAACCTGAAGGTATAATTATTGTAACTGGGCCTACAGGTAGCGGTAAAACTACAACTCTTTACTCACTGCTTAACCAAATAAACTCTGCACAAATAAATATCATGACGATAGAGGATCCAGTTGAATACAGCTTGCCTATGATTAGGCAATCAAGCATGAGTAAGATTGATAATATGTCTTTTATTGAAAGTATTCGCTCAATAATGAGGCAGGATCCAGACGTTATCCTTATTGGTGAGGTAAGAGATCAGCAAAGTGCAAGTTCTGCACTTCGTGCATCAATTACAGGTCACAGAGTATTTACCACTTTACATGCAAGTGATTCGGTAAGTGCAATACTTCGTTTAAGAGATATCGGTGTGCCAGTGTATATGCTATCCGGGTCAATTACATGCATAATTTCTCAACGTTTAATGCGTAGGTTATGCGTAGATTGTAAGAAGCAGTATCCTGCAACAGATAAAGATTGCTCTATTTTAAATATTAGCAAACAAGAAAATATCTATCACCATACTGGATGTAAAAAGTGCTTTAGCACCGGTTATAAGGGTCGCGTAGCTATATGCGAGGTTTTATCCTTCGATTTGAGTCTTGATGAATTAATTACATCCGGTGCTAGTTATAGATCTGTAGTTCAATACATAGAACAAAAGGGTTTTATTTCTATCTTACGTGATGCACAACAAAAAGTTCTAGCTGGAATATCAGATATAGATGAATTAGTAAATGTGGTTGATGTAACTAAACTGCTTTAGTTTAAAATTTTCATTTTTATATTGACAAAGCTTTACTATTATTAATAACGTAATACATTAATAATAAAATAAATAAAATGAATATTATATCTAAACAATACTATGAATTTCTTAGTACATTACAAGAGATATTTCGCATTATAAATTCAAAAGAGGTAAAGATAATAAAAATAGACGAAGGAATTATCTGTTTTCAGAATGAAAAAGGTAATAATATTGAAATATCTACAGCACATGACGTCGTTCAATATTGCTCTAATGATTATAAAAATCGTGAGCTTTTTATGTATGATGGAGTTAAAATTCAACCAATAGGTAAGGGTAATGATGAAAGTGTTAGTAAGGTATCTCTTGTTTATAACCAAAAGGAGATAAACTTTTTTTCTTTTGTAGTAAATTGCCTAGCTCAAGACTATGGAAGCCCTAAAAAGAATAAAGAGTTAAAGAAGGCTCTTAGCGTTGAACAAATTGTTCTTTATTTAGAAAAATTCATTATTGATCCTGTCTATGCTCCAAAAATATATAGCATAAGTGAAATTACTGATAATGTGGTTGGTCCACTTGGTAAAACTATAGATCAAATTAAAAATTTTCTTGAGCAAAATCAAATGCGTTATTTTAATCGCCTTAGTATTGATAAGGAAAACAAAACTATTTCTTTTGGATTTGTCAGCAAAGAAATTATAATGTCACAAAGTGATATATCTGCTATAAATGAAAATCGCTATAATATTGATTATTATGGCTCTATTTTGAAGTGTTTAGGTGAAGAAATAAAATCAAATGTAGCTATTACAAGACACACTTTTACTGCAGATCAATTCTATGCAAAGCTTTTACTCTATAATCGGAGATTTGACTGCCTTATGTCTAAGAAGTCAACTGTAAATACTACAGAAGGTCAAAAAACAGATGAATTCACAAATGTACAAGAAACTAGTACATCGCCTAGCTATACGCAAACTCTTATTAATCCAAGTATTAAACATAAAGGTCTTGTAGCAAACAATACAAAAAATCAAGAGATAAGTAAAACTACTAATGTGCAGAGTGAGAGTACAGGACATTATATGCCACTTAGCCATACACAAACTCCTGCTCGTCTAAGCACTGAACATAGTGATCTTATACCTTGCAAGCCAAACAGTAACGAGCAACAATTTTCAACATCGTCGTTAGTATTAGTAACAGTTATACCTGGTTTAATAATTCTTTTGCTACTTGCTTTAGCATATTATCGCTACAAAAAAAGAAGTGGTAATGAAGTTAGAACAGGTATTAATGCAGTGGAAATGAAATTAATTCCTTTAAATAATATAAACATCGTATGATTTGCTAATCTTTCCTTCTTCTGGCCATAGACTGTCCTTCAGTTAGCTTCTGACATATAATTCTTACTCTAATTTTCGCTTCTTTTTCTAACTCGTTTTCTAAAAAGAACTTATCCTCTAAACACTTTAATAACTCTATTTTTTGATTTGTTTCTATGTCATACATATTGGTATCGGATTTATAACTGCTAAGCTTCATCCATTTGTTTATTGGTACAATAAGTCAGATATTAGCAAATCATCAGTTGCCTCTATAACCCTGATCTGTTAGCTCATGATTTAGAATGTAATTTTATCCCATTCATAACCACTATACATATCCTTTATACAAATTTTCCATATCATTAGGTAGGCTAATATATCCTATGCTTTTAAATTGTTTTAAATTGTGAGATGTTTCTAAATAAAGTTGTTGTACATTCTTTTCATATTCAGTAAACCTAAAATTTAAACCTTACAGAATCTTCATTTAATAATTCCATCTATGCTACAACTCCTATGTTACCCAAAATCATTCAACTTCTTTTCTGTTATAGTTGATATTTCATCTGCTTTCTCATTACAAAATTCGTTGAGGATAAATTAGTTATTTTTCTCATTATAATTTTTTGTAATAAATTTAAGAGCCCTGTTTTTTTCTTCTCTCCACCAACTTCCCTTATCTGCACTCGTATGGTTTGAGGAATACTCCCATTTTCCCATTATTCAGAGTATACTAATACGCTGACTCTTTTTTCCAGATTTTGAAGCATTTCTGGTAATATCCATAAGTTCTGTATTATTGATTCATACCAGACTTTTAGGTTGCTTCAAGAATTCTGCTCTTTATTTCTTTCCCTATACCCATAGGTCTTTTTTTAATCCAATTTTCTTCAGTTGAAAATTAATATTACCCCAAAGTTCAGCTATTTTCGATAGAGTTTTGCGCAAATTTAATTTTGTGCTCCGAATTTTTTTCTGCCATTCGTAACCTTAAATCTTTTGTACATCCAATGTTTGCATTGCTTTTTTCCTTAACTGCTGGCATTTTAAATCCTTATCCTATCACCATCTAGTGGATGGGTTGTAATTAACTTGTCTGGTATAGTTAGGTGTCGTTAATTCGCTAGATAGTTTTGTGCGTACCTTAATATCTTCTTGAAGTCTACTTTTTTATGAGAAAGTTTGCTATTAATTTGATCATCAGATGTAGTTTTTCTTTTTAACTTGTTTCTGCAGCGAAAGTAGTTGCACTAGTGAGTTCAATTTTATTGTAAATCTCTCTAACGGGTACTGCATAAACTTCTTGTAATGTATCAAGTACAATATCTCTATTAGATGGAAATAATATATGTTGTACTATAGATTTTTCCAGTACGTGTTGCTTAAGATATTGCAATGCATTAAATGTATAATTATCACCAACTTTTTTAATATTATCAAGCTCCTTATCTAGTAGTTGAATATCTTCATTGTATTGTAACAATGCTGTTGAATCTTTATTTGCTTGTATTAATTGTGCACAGTGAGGGTAATTCCTCTTGAATTTTTTAAGTTCTTCTGTGAAATTCTTTAAAATAGGATCGTTATCTATCCTTGTTTCACTATCTAAATCAGCACATAAAATTGAAAGTATTAAGTTAACATTTACTGAGGTATTTAGTTGTTTTTTAATGGTAATTGGCTTTAGGTTCAAATTATAATCTTCAGCTTTACCCTCTGTTTCAACTACTAATAGCTTTTCTTTTACTTTCATATTATCCCCCCTACAACATATACAAAGTTATTAGCTCTATATCCTTTCTTTTTATTTTTATAAAAGGCTTTTAAAAATATTGTGTAGTTTAACCTACTACTAGTTAATGATCAACATAAACGTTCTTTCTAATACTCTATTAGATTAATATATCTATAAGTTATTTTAAAAGTGCTGTGGGTTTTAAAAGTGATATCTAATTTTTATATACTGCTGTTTTGAGAGAACATGTAGATGTGGCAGGGTTCCTTTTAAAAAATGGTGCAGATCTTAACGTTAAAGGAGTTAACAGATAATGTAAAAAATACTGCAAAAATTCTGCTTCCATGGTTTAAAACATATATGATATAAAGAGAGAGCCAATCTGGAGAGATTGAGGCTGTAGAGGCGGCCTTTAAAGTGGCAGATGTATAGGAAAAAAAGATCTGAATATATTGAATAGGATCTTTGGCGACCTACTGAATAGTTTTAGCTATTTTAGGCTCTTTTGCCTAGAGTAAGGGTTGATATCCTTATAGTTATATGCCTTAAAACATATAACCATAGCGCTTCCAATTATCAATTCTCTCATGGTGGGAATCCGTGAAAAGGGCTAAAAACGCTCCTCTCTCTGATGTTGTACACCTCTCCAGATTGGCACTAAATCAACAATAGGTCGATTAAAAAATCAACACACAATTCCTAAATCAAATTCTTTTTAACATCTTTTTTCAATTCCCTTTTATCTTTTTATTCTTTTTCTCATATTTTATGAAAAACCTAAGTAGTTGCAAAATACCAAATTATTGATTAATTTCACTGAGCTGTGCTTTGATACGGTATCGCCAGGGTATAAATATTATAATACCTGGCATATTAAAGTTATTGCTGATATATTGCAAGCTGCCTTTAGTGGTGAAGTAACGCGCATTATTGTTAACATGCCGCCAAGATCAATGAAGTCAATTTGTATTAGCGTTGCTTGGCCCGCATGGATTTTAGGAATAAGACCAGAAGCACGGATAATTGTTGCCAGTTACTCACAAATTCTCAGCTTAAAACACTCGCTTGATACTAGATGCATATTGCAATCTGATTGGTATAGGGAGTTATTTCCAGAAACCAAACTCGCACAAGATACTCAATGTAAGTTTCAAACAACCAAGATGGGATTTAGATTCGCCACTTCAGTTGGAGGTACCTTAACTGGAGAAGGGGGTGATTTTTTAATAGTTGATGATCCCCTAACTCCAATGCAGGCTGCAAGTGAGAGGATGAGAAGCCGTGCTAATACATGGTTTGATCAGACGTTTGCCACTCGGCTAAATGATAGAAAAACGGGAGTTATAGTTGTAGTGATGCACAGACTCCATCCGGATGATTTAACAGGACATTTATTGAGCAAAGCAGGTGGCATTTGGCATCATTTATGCTTGCCTATGATCTCTGAGGAAAAACAAACTATTTACTCACGAATGAGAGATATTTTATATGTTAGGGAAAAAGGAGAGTTGCTTCTTCCCGTAGGAAAAAAAGATATTGAGCAAATAAAAACAGAGCTTGGCACATATGCCTTTGCGGCACAGTATCAACAAAATCCACTATCTGAGTGTCAAATTAAACAAGAATGGATAAAACGTTACCGAGATTGCCCAAATGACTTATCTTATGTTACCCAAAGTTGGGATACTGCAAATTCGCAAGATAAAGATTTTAGTGCATGCACTACCTGGGCTAAAGTAGATAATATGTTCTATCTGCTTGATTCATACAGAGCAAAGTTAGAATATCCAAGCTTAAAACAGCAAGTACTATCTTTAGCTAAGCGATGGCAGCCTCATGCAATTTTAATTGAAGCCAAGGCTAGCGGTCAGCAGTTAATACAAGAGCTTAAAGCCAATAGTATTTTACCTATTATTAAGATAACACCATCTGCAAATAAAATTACTCGTTTCCATCAAACTGTTCCACTTATAGAAGCTGGTCGTATTTTTCTTCCCCATAGCGCTGTTTGGCTCGGTGATTTTGAATATGAGCTCTTTATGTTTCCAAAAGTTCGATATGATGACCAAGTGGATAGTATGACTCAATATCTAAATTGGGCTTACAGCTCTACGCATAACATTCCAAAAATTGTATGTTTTTGATTTCTTAAAAAGAGATATTATATTAATGTTAATATAGTATCAATAATGGTTTTGTCATACTTAGAAATAAAAATTATGCACGCTTGATAAGAAATAAGTATTTAAAATCACAAAAATTAAAAAAGAATTACGTAACCATATCTACAAATGAATATCTAGAATTACAAAAATATAAATTAAAGCATGAGCTAAAAGTAATCAGAGATTGTGATTATGAGAGGGAACGTGCTTTTAATAGTCATTGTGCTCAAAACTCAGAAGAATATTTTAAAATAGTAAAAAACTTAATACTTGATGGTATCAAGCATGGAATTATTGATAGTGACATTTATGATCTTATGTTAAGCGAACATTGTCTATTTTCTGAGATATTAGAAGATAGTGAATTAAAAGATGTATGTATTGCTGCTGTAAGAAATACTCCATATAACCTTTCAACTTATCAAACCGAAGAAACGGAGGTGAGTTCTGCTATATACAAAGAAGGAATTATTGGTAATATATTTACATACGCGCCAGAGCTCATATCAAATTTTCTTGAGGTAATTTCGTATTCATCAAAAAATAATATTTTCATACCAAAAAATTATATTTTTGATGTAGAAGAAGATTTTAAAGACAGCGTGGAAGAGGATATTAAAAATTATTGTACGATAAATATTAATGGAGATTATGATATTGAACCATACTACCTTCTACCTATAAAAGATAGTCTTCATTTTAAAGAATTTAAGCAATATTTTAAGGATATTTATAGTGCAATAAATTCCGATGATCTTGATAAAGTAAAAAGTAGTTTAGAAAAAATAAAAACTAGTGTTTCTGAGTATAAAGTAGATATTAGTAGTGTTGCTCAAGCATTATGCTGCTTAGCAAAAGAAGCTAAATCTGATCAAGATATTGGACATGCTATTTCTGATGCACAAGCAGATATTACCTTCCCTATATATCTAGAAAATACTAGCATATCTTCAGGTACTAATAAAGAAGGGAGGTTTTAATTTTTTTAGCTAAAAAGTATAGAGTTGAATTTTATGCCATTTTACTATACTATATTAGTAAGTTTTACTTATGTAAGAAAAAAATGCCTTATATTAATGAAGAAGAATATCAAGATTACCTTGAATTCAAAAATAAGCAACTGAATGATCAATTAAGAAACGCTGTTGCTACTCATCGTTATGATATAGTAAAAGAGCTAATTTCTAATCAGAAGTTAAAACCAATCGATGATAAAATGTGCGAATTGATATTTGATAAATCTATACTTCGGGATCTATGTCGAAAAGATTATTTGCATGATATAATAGATTTTTTTATGAAGTACGTTTCGCGTAATTTTTTGTATCATAATTACTTTGGCTATTACCTTCAGGAATGTGTGTATAGAAGATTTGTGTCGTTGAGTTTACAGGGTGTATTACCATGCTTATTAAAAGCTATATCAAACTCAGAGAGGTATGATATTTCCATTGATTTTATAAATGTTATATATCTAAAAGTGGCATTAGATGAGGAGAATGGGCCTAATCGTATACACTTAGAAAAAGCTCTAGAAGCTATTGATAAGTACTGTACAAGATTAATAGATGACTATAATTCGAGTTATGATGTTGACCCACACTATCTCTTATCAATAAAAGATGCTCCTAATTTTAAAGAATTTAAGCAATATTTTAAGGATATTTATAGTGCAATAAATTCCGATGATCTTGATAAAGTAAAAAGTAGTTTAGAAAAAATAAAAACTAGTGTTTCTGAGTATAAAGTGGATATTAGTAGTGTTGCTCAAGCATTATGCTGCTTAGTAAAAAAAGCTGGATTTAATCAAGATATTGGACATGCTATTTCTGATGCACAAGCAGATATTACCTTCCCTATATATCTAGAAAATACTAGCATATCTTCAGGTACTAATAAAGAGTTTCAATTTTCAATCTTGAAGCAGGCTTAATTAACGTCAATATCCATAGGTTTCATTCCTACAACGTTATAGCCTGAATCTACATGTAAGATCTCTCCGGTAATGCCACTGCTGAGATTTGATAGTAAAAATAAAGCTGCTTTGCCTATCTCTTCTATTGTAACATTCCTCCTTAGAGGTGAGCTTTTGCTGCTATAGTTTTGAATATAGTGAAAGTCTTTTATTCCAGAAGAAGCAAGTGTTCTTATAGGGCCAGCTGAGATGGCGTTAACTCTAATATTTTTAGGACCTAAATCACATGCTAAGTAGCGTACGCTTGCTTCAAGTGCAGCTTTACATAAGCCCATAACATTGTAATTTGGCATTACTTTTTCAGCTCCGTAGTATGATAGGGTTAGCAAACTTCCTTCTTGACTCATAATTTTTGCTGCTTCTCTTGCTAGAGCTGTAAATGAGTAACATGAAATATGCATTGCTGAAAGAAAATTTTCCAAGGAGGTATTAATATACGGTCCATTTAACTCATTTTTATCGGAAAAGGCAATTGCATGCACGAGAAAATCGATACTTTCCCATTTCTTTTTCACTTCTGCAAATGTACTATCTATCGATTTTTCATTTTTAACATCACAATGCAAAATTAACTGGCAATTTAGGTTATTCTTTTCTACTAATTCAGATATTTTCTCTTTTACATTATCTGATGGATAAGTCACTATCAACTCTGCACCTTGCTTTGCAAGTTCCTTTGTAATACCAAACGCTAGCGATCTTTCGTTTATAATTCCAGTTATAATTCCCTTCTTTCCTTGCATAATCCTGTTCACAGCAACTTTAGAGATAAATTATTTATATTTTATCTAAATAATAAAAATAGACAACTTCAATATGCAAGCAAGTATTTAATAAAAATATTAAGATATTTGAAATTTTGACAATATTAAATTAGTTTGCTAAACCTGAGGGAGAGTTTATGAAGAGTAATCCAAAATGCAATGGGAAGATGAAGGCGTTTTAATTGCAGTTAAGAAGTACGGTGATAATGGTTTGATTCTTTCTTTGTTTACAAAAAATAACGGTAAACGTCGGGGATTCATTAAGACATCAAAAAGCAGCAGTTACAAATTCGAGGTAGGTAGTTTATTTGCGGTTCAATGGAGAGCAAGGTCTTTAGATAATTTAGGCTACTTTAAGTGTGAACTAATGAGATCGAATATGTATTACCTCATTACAGATAAAATTAAGGCCATTGCTATTTCTTCTGCTTCTTCTATTTTAGAAAAAGTATTACCAGAAGGGGAAAAACAGGCAGCTTTGTATGAGGATTTAATTTTGCTTATTGATGCCATGCAACATGACGATTGGCAAAAATATTACCTTAAATTTGAACTGGAGCTTTTATCACAACTTGGTTTTGCTTTAGATTTAACTAAATGCGCTGTAAGTAAAACAAATGAGGATCTAAAATTTATTTCCCCCAAAACTGGTAAAGCTGTGTCCGAAAAGATAGGAAAAAATTATGCACACAATCTGCTTCCCTTACCGAAGATGTTATATGACGTATATCATAATTACCAAATTAATTATAAGCTAGAGGAGTTTCAGCTTAGTTTAAAAATTCTTGGATATTTTCTCAGTAAACATTTGTTTTCCCAATTTGCTACTGAGCTACCATTTTATAGGAAATTATTGATTTCTTCTAATCCATCTTAACTTAATATTAAGATTAGTATAGGTAATTATTTTTTCTTAGTTATACTATTGCAAATTTAAGTTTGGGGGATGTATGAACGACAAAAAAATAAGAGATGAATATAGGAATAAGTATCATGACTTTGTCAGCAAGGAAATCGTACCTATTGCCAACAAAACACTTCTTGATGATAAACAGATTGAGTTATCAGCTTATAACAATGCCGGCAGTGTTATTGGAATAAATTCAGTATTGGTTAGCTTTAAACAACATTACGGTCATCGTAATGAAGGGGGAGGGACTACATACATTAGTAAAACAATAGAGTATACATCGGATGAAAGGTACTATAGAGC contains the following coding sequences:
- the terL gene encoding phage terminase large subunit translates to MINFTELCFDTVSPGYKYYNTWHIKVIADILQAAFSGEVTRIIVNMPPRSMKSICISVAWPAWILGIRPEARIIVASYSQILSLKHSLDTRCILQSDWYRELFPETKLAQDTQCKFQTTKMGFRFATSVGGTLTGEGGDFLIVDDPLTPMQAASERMRSRANTWFDQTFATRLNDRKTGVIVVVMHRLHPDDLTGHLLSKAGGIWHHLCLPMISEEKQTIYSRMRDILYVREKGELLLPVGKKDIEQIKTELGTYAFAAQYQQNPLSECQIKQEWIKRYRDCPNDLSYVTQSWDTANSQDKDFSACTTWAKVDNMFYLLDSYRAKLEYPSLKQQVLSLAKRWQPHAILIEAKASGQQLIQELKANSILPIIKITPSANKITRFHQTVPLIEAGRIFLPHSAVWLGDFEYELFMFPKVRYDDQVDSMTQYLNWAYSSTHNIPKIVCF
- the recO gene encoding DNA repair protein RecO, with translation MQWEDEGVLIAVKKYGDNGLILSLFTKNNGKRRGFIKTSKSSSYKFEVGSLFAVQWRARSLDNLGYFKCELMRSNMYYLITDKIKAIAISSASSILEKVLPEGEKQAALYEDLILLIDAMQHDDWQKYYLKFELELLSQLGFALDLTKCAVSKTNEDLKFISPKTGKAVSEKIGKNYAHNLLPLPKMLYDVYHNYQINYKLEEFQLSLKILGYFLSKHLFSQFATELPFYRKLLISSNPS
- a CDS encoding enoyl-ACP reductase, whose protein sequence is MQGKKGIITGIINERSLAFGITKELAKQGAELIVTYPSDNVKEKISELVEKNNLNCQLILHCDVKNEKSIDSTFAEVKKKWESIDFLVHAIAFSDKNELNGPYINTSLENFLSAMHISCYSFTALAREAAKIMSQEGSLLTLSYYGAEKVMPNYNVMGLCKAALEASVRYLACDLGPKNIRVNAISAGPIRTLASSGIKDFHYIQNYSSKSSPLRRNVTIEEIGKAALFLLSNLSSGITGEILHVDSGYNVVGMKPMDIDVN
- a CDS encoding GspE/PulE family protein yields the protein MKKNNNEYSLIIHELLAQGLISQDQLDIAMRIHKESQDKTLERILVELGFITENTLNSILAPLDLKDFDLKSVIIDPYLVKLITKEKALEYKALPIFAKENNIYIALPDVSDITTLDKIKRYLPQEYNKITPIYASEAEIIQLIDQFYGYEMSINSILQEIESGTDKREELESYENPTVRLVDAILIDAVRKNASDIHLEPEQMFVRLRYRVDGYLQQICSFHKDYWNAILVRIKVLSNIDIVKSRTPQDGKISYNMFGRNIDLRISTQPTIHGENVVLRILDREHALLPVSELGFSEYNQGLITKLLKKPEGIIIVTGPTGSGKTTTLYSLLNQINSAQINIMTIEDPVEYSLPMIRQSSMSKIDNMSFIESIRSIMRQDPDVILIGEVRDQQSASSALRASITGHRVFTTLHASDSVSAILRLRDIGVPVYMLSGSITCIISQRLMRRLCVDCKKQYPATDKDCSILNISKQENIYHHTGCKKCFSTGYKGRVAICEVLSFDLSLDELITSGASYRSVVQYIEQKGFISILRDAQQKVLAGISDIDELVNVVDVTKLL